In 'Nostoc azollae' 0708, the following are encoded in one genomic region:
- the lpxB gene encoding lipid-A-disaccharide synthase has product MRIFISTGEVSGDLQGALLITALQRQVMTRGLQLEIVALGGDKMAAAGATILGDTSGIGSMGIIEALPYFIPTIQVQRRAIAYLKQNPPDLIVLIDYMTPNIGIGSYMHEHFPNVPVVYYIAPQEWVWSLSFERTKRIVSFTDKLLAIFPEEARYYQEKGARVHWVGHPLVDKVANAPTREAARTSLGIKPEKIAIALLTASRHQELKYLLPVIFQAAQNLQSKLPEVHFWIPLSLEIFRDRIEKGIQHYALQATIVSDQKQEVFAAVDFAITKSGTVNLELALLNVPQVVVYRLSPFTAWVGRNILKGSIPFASPVNLVVMREIVPELLQEQATAENITQAAMELLLNHEKKQKTLEGYQEMREYLGELGVCDRAAKEILEMKI; this is encoded by the coding sequence ATGCGGATATTTATCAGCACTGGGGAAGTTTCTGGAGATTTGCAGGGGGCGCTGTTAATTACGGCGCTTCAGCGTCAGGTTATGACGAGGGGGTTACAATTAGAGATTGTGGCTTTGGGTGGGGATAAAATGGCCGCAGCTGGGGCAACTATTTTGGGTGACACCAGCGGTATTGGTTCGATGGGAATAATTGAGGCTTTACCGTATTTTATACCTACTATACAGGTACAACGACGAGCAATCGCTTACTTGAAACAAAATCCCCCTGACTTAATAGTGCTAATTGACTACATGACCCCTAATATCGGGATTGGTAGTTATATGCATGAACATTTTCCTAATGTGCCTGTGGTGTATTACATCGCTCCCCAAGAGTGGGTTTGGTCGCTGAGTTTCGAGAGAACAAAACGCATAGTTAGCTTTACGGATAAGTTATTGGCGATTTTTCCTGAAGAAGCTCGTTATTATCAGGAGAAGGGGGCTAGAGTTCATTGGGTTGGTCATCCTTTAGTTGATAAGGTGGCCAATGCGCCGACTCGAGAAGCAGCGCGGACAAGTTTAGGAATTAAACCAGAAAAAATTGCGATCGCTCTTTTAACCGCTTCTCGTCATCAGGAATTAAAATATCTATTACCAGTAATTTTTCAAGCTGCTCAAAACCTACAATCTAAATTACCAGAAGTACATTTTTGGATTCCTCTATCTTTGGAAATATTTAGAGATAGAATTGAAAAAGGTATTCAACATTATGCTTTACAAGCAACAATTGTATCAGATCAAAAACAAGAAGTTTTTGCAGCTGTTGATTTTGCAATTACCAAATCTGGGACTGTAAATTTAGAATTAGCTCTGTTAAATGTACCGCAAGTAGTTGTTTATCGTCTTAGTCCTTTTACTGCTTGGGTAGGGCGTAATATTCTTAAAGGTTCTATTCCCTTCGCTTCACCAGTGAATTTAGTTGTGATGCGGGAAATTGTCCCAGAATTGCTACAAGAACAAGCCACAGCAGAGAATATTACTCAAGCTGCAATGGAATTATTATTAAATCATGAAAAGAAACAAAAAACTTTAGAAGGTTATCAAGAAATGCGGGAATATTTGGGGGAATTAGGAGTGTGTGATCGCGCTGCAAAAGAAATTTTAGAAATGAAAATATAG
- the lpxA gene encoding acyl-ACP--UDP-N-acetylglucosamine O-acyltransferase yields MKTLIHPTAVIHPNSELHSTVQVGAYAVIGANVKVGQETVIGSHTVLEGPCDIGARNHIFPGAAIGMEPQDLKYVGEPTWVKVGDNNSIREYVTINRATGRGEATVIGNGNLFMAYVHIGHNCVIEDSVVIANSVALAGHVHIESRARLSGVLGVHQFVHIGGMSMVGGMTRIDRDVAPYMLVEGNPSRVRSLNLVGIKRSGMSAKEFELLKKAFRILYRSNLLFKDALVELEMLGDTEQLEHLHRFLRHSQMPGRRGLIPGKARKGTRDES; encoded by the coding sequence TTGAAGACACTTATTCATCCAACTGCTGTAATACATCCAAATTCGGAACTCCACTCAACGGTGCAAGTCGGTGCTTATGCTGTGATTGGAGCGAATGTCAAAGTCGGACAGGAAACTGTTATTGGCTCTCATACTGTTCTAGAAGGTCCATGTGATATAGGAGCGCGAAATCATATTTTTCCTGGTGCTGCCATCGGTATGGAACCCCAAGACCTGAAGTATGTAGGAGAACCAACTTGGGTGAAAGTTGGCGACAATAATTCAATTCGTGAATATGTGACTATTAACCGTGCTACTGGTAGAGGGGAAGCGACGGTAATCGGTAATGGTAATTTATTTATGGCTTATGTTCATATAGGTCATAATTGCGTGATTGAAGACTCGGTGGTGATTGCTAATTCTGTGGCTTTAGCGGGTCATGTTCACATTGAGTCAAGAGCTAGATTAAGTGGCGTTTTAGGTGTGCATCAATTTGTACATATTGGTGGTATGTCCATGGTGGGCGGGATGACTCGCATTGATCGAGATGTAGCGCCTTATATGTTAGTTGAGGGTAATCCGTCACGGGTGCGATCGCTCAACTTGGTGGGAATAAAACGCTCAGGAATGTCTGCTAAAGAATTCGAACTTCTGAAAAAAGCTTTTCGTATTCTCTACCGTTCTAATTTGCTTTTTAAAGATGCTTTGGTCGAGTTAGAAATGTTGGGAGATACGGAACAATTGGAACACCTACACCGTTTCTTACGGCATTCACAAATGCCAGGAAGACGCGGTTTGATTCCTGGAAAGGCGAGAAAAGGCACAAGAGATGAGTCGTGA
- the fabZ gene encoding 3-hydroxyacyl-ACP dehydratase FabZ, whose translation MSTLTQANSTDMTTSEGDHQETNTLTIKTTYSVEEIQQLLPHRYPFLLVDKIIDYVPGKMAVGVKNVTFNEPHFQGHFPGGALMPGVLIVEAMAQVGGVVMTQMSDSPRGLFVFAGIDKVRFRRQVTPGDQLVMTVELLWVKQRRFGKMQGRAEVDGQIAAEGELMFSLVS comes from the coding sequence ATGTCAACTCTCACCCAAGCTAACTCTACCGACATGACTACATCTGAAGGAGATCATCAGGAAACCAATACACTGACAATTAAAACAACCTACTCTGTGGAAGAGATTCAACAATTACTACCGCACCGTTATCCCTTTTTACTGGTAGATAAAATTATTGACTATGTACCAGGAAAAATGGCTGTGGGTGTGAAAAATGTCACCTTTAATGAACCCCACTTTCAAGGTCATTTTCCCGGAGGTGCATTAATGCCTGGTGTACTCATTGTGGAAGCCATGGCGCAAGTCGGTGGGGTGGTCATGACCCAAATGTCTGATAGCCCCAGAGGACTGTTTGTATTTGCAGGTATTGATAAAGTCCGTTTTCGCCGTCAAGTAACACCTGGTGATCAGCTGGTTATGACCGTGGAACTGTTATGGGTTAAACAGCGTCGTTTCGGTAAAATGCAGGGTCGAGCCGAAGTTGATGGACAAATAGCTGCTGAAGGAGAATTGATGTTTTCTTTGGTTAGCTAA
- the lpxC gene encoding UDP-3-O-acyl-N-acetylglucosamine deacetylase codes for MHQHTLAAEVIQKGVGLHSGVSSSLRILPAEPGSDRYFVRVDLPNSPIIPATVAAVNQTLLSTQLGTEEVYVRTVEHLLAALSAMGVDNARIEIDGSEVPLLDGSAQVWTDSIAAVGLVLQPVCDKQSPIFIKEPLWVHQGDAFIYAIPAPETRFSYGIDFDLPAIGNQWHSWSLSTNLENTFITEIAPARTFGLLHQIEYLQKSGLIKGGTLDNALVCGSDGWVNPPLRFANEPVRHKILDLVGDISLLGKFPLAHFLAYKASHNLHIQLAQKILESF; via the coding sequence TAGCTGCGGAAGTTATCCAAAAGGGTGTGGGGCTGCATAGTGGTGTGAGTAGCAGTTTGAGGATACTACCAGCAGAACCGGGAAGTGATCGCTATTTTGTGCGGGTGGATTTGCCTAATTCTCCTATTATTCCCGCCACAGTTGCTGCTGTTAATCAGACTCTTCTTTCTACTCAGTTGGGTACAGAGGAGGTTTATGTCCGCACAGTAGAACATTTATTGGCAGCTTTGTCTGCTATGGGTGTAGATAATGCTCGCATTGAAATTGATGGTTCAGAAGTGCCGCTTTTGGATGGTTCAGCTCAGGTTTGGACTGATAGCATTGCCGCAGTGGGCTTAGTATTACAACCAGTCTGTGACAAACAATCACCGATATTTATTAAAGAACCGCTTTGGGTGCATCAGGGGGATGCTTTTATATACGCCATACCTGCGCCAGAAACCCGTTTTAGCTATGGGATTGATTTTGATTTACCAGCTATTGGTAATCAATGGCACAGTTGGTCATTATCTACTAATCTAGAAAATACCTTTATTACAGAAATTGCCCCGGCTCGTACTTTTGGTTTATTACATCAAATTGAATATCTACAAAAATCAGGATTAATCAAAGGTGGCACCTTGGATAATGCCCTGGTTTGTGGTTCTGATGGTTGGGTAAATCCACCATTGAGATTTGCAAATGAACCAGTACGCCATAAAATCCTGGATTTAGTAGGAGATATTAGCTTACTGGGCAAATTTCCCCTTGCTCATTTCTTGGCATACAAAGCCAGTCATAATCTGCATATTCAACTAGCACAGAAAATTTTAGAATCATTTTAG